The Thermothielavioides terrestris NRRL 8126 chromosome 2, complete sequence genome includes a region encoding these proteins:
- a CDS encoding 40S ribosomal protein S11, with product MATELTVQSERAFQKQPHIFLNSKTKVKSTRPGKGGRRWYKDVGLGFRTPKTAIEGQYIDKKCPFTGMVSIRGRILTGTVVSTKMHRTIIIRREYLHYIPKYNRYEKRHKNLAAHVSPAFRVEEGDQVTVGQCRPLSKTVRFNVLRVLPRTGKAVKKFSKF from the exons ATGGCCACCGAACTGACCGTCCAGAGCGAGCGCGCTTTCCAGAAGCAGCCGCATA TCTTCCTCAACAGCAAGACCAAGGTCAAGTCTACCCGGCCGGGCAAGGGCGGTCGGAGATGGTACAAGGACGTCGGTCTGGGTTTCCGGACCCCCAAGACCGCCATTGAGGGCCAATACATCG ACAAGAAGTGCCCCTTCACCGGCATGGTCTCGATCCGCGGCCGTATCCTGACCGGCACCGTTGTCTCGACCAAGATGCACCGCACCATCATCATCCGCCGCGAATACCTCCACTACATCCCCAAATACAACCGTTACGAGAAGCGCCACAAGAACCTCGCCGCGCACGTTTCCCCGGCTTTCCGTGTGGAGGAAGGTGACCAGGTTACCGTTGGCCAGTGCAGGCCTCTGAGCAAGACT GTGCGGTTCAACGTTCTCCGTGTGCTTCCCCGGACCGGCAAGGCGGTCAAGAAGTTCAGCAAGTTCTAA